From Pseudodesulfovibrio sp. JC047, a single genomic window includes:
- a CDS encoding FtsX-like permease family protein: MHIPAEKVDRLISLPFSKSVEISFKSLKVRFFRSMITVSSLVLAVSFLSFVLVNLDIATGLLTHNGKDAARTLLQAGYDVDAAQGVVTMSAKERWIVILSLLVCTVGIINAQLMSVTERFSEIGVMKCLGALDSMILRIFLLEAGMQGLAGASLGALLGGAISLLVGIARFGLSAIQDISLISMLGSMGMATLGGCLLSLLGVLYPALLAARMDPINAMRAEH; the protein is encoded by the coding sequence ATGCACATTCCTGCTGAGAAGGTTGATCGCCTTATCTCGCTCCCTTTCTCCAAATCGGTGGAGATCAGTTTCAAAAGCCTGAAGGTCCGTTTTTTCCGCTCCATGATTACGGTCTCCAGTCTGGTCCTTGCCGTGTCGTTTCTCAGTTTCGTGCTGGTCAATCTGGACATTGCCACCGGACTGCTCACGCATAACGGCAAAGACGCGGCCCGGACACTGCTCCAGGCGGGCTATGACGTGGATGCCGCACAGGGCGTGGTCACCATGTCCGCCAAAGAACGCTGGATCGTCATTCTTTCCCTGCTGGTCTGCACGGTCGGCATCATCAACGCGCAACTCATGTCCGTGACCGAACGTTTTTCCGAAATCGGCGTCATGAAATGTCTCGGCGCGCTGGACTCGATGATCCTGCGCATATTTCTTCTGGAAGCGGGGATGCAGGGGTTGGCCGGAGCCAGTCTCGGCGCATTGCTCGGCGGCGCGATTTCCCTGCTGGTCGGCATTGCCCGATTCGGTCTCTCCGCGATTCAGGATATTTCCCTTATCTCCATGCTTGGTTCAATGGGAATGGCCACCCTCGGAGGGTGTCTTCTCAGCCTGCTCGGCGTCTTGTATCCAGCCCTGTTGGCGGCGCGCATGGACCCTATCAATGCCATGCGGGCAGAGCATTAA
- a CDS encoding ABC transporter ATP-binding protein — translation MSEKKRTIVRVIGVTKTFTMGKVDLQALKGVDLEIFAGEYISIMGPSGSGKSTLFNMIGGLDKPTDGKVFIDEVDISQLDAFELAWLRNRKIGYIFQTFNLIPVMTALENVTLPMTFAGMNADDAQDKGIELLELVGLGKRFQHKPLELSGGQQQRVAVARSLANDPSIILADEPTGNLDLSTGEEIIDLLQMLSVERGVTVISATHDYKMLNVSDRVVWVRDGQVDRVEKREELDITIGGIGDKLTGRSHDEERA, via the coding sequence ATGAGCGAAAAAAAACGCACCATTGTCCGTGTTATCGGCGTGACCAAGACCTTCACCATGGGAAAGGTCGACTTGCAGGCCCTCAAAGGAGTGGATCTGGAAATCTTCGCCGGAGAATACATTTCCATCATGGGACCATCCGGATCGGGGAAGTCCACACTTTTCAACATGATTGGCGGTCTGGACAAACCCACGGACGGCAAGGTTTTCATCGATGAAGTGGATATTTCCCAACTCGACGCCTTTGAACTGGCCTGGCTGCGCAACCGAAAAATCGGCTACATCTTCCAGACCTTCAATTTGATTCCTGTCATGACCGCCCTTGAGAACGTCACCCTGCCCATGACCTTTGCCGGAATGAATGCGGATGATGCTCAGGACAAAGGAATCGAGCTGCTCGAACTGGTCGGACTGGGCAAACGATTTCAACACAAGCCGCTGGAATTGTCCGGCGGCCAGCAGCAGCGTGTGGCTGTGGCCCGCTCATTGGCCAACGATCCCTCCATCATTCTGGCGGATGAACCCACGGGCAATCTCGATCTGTCCACGGGCGAAGAAATCATCGATCTGTTGCAAATGCTCTCGGTGGAACGTGGTGTCACTGTGATCTCCGCCACCCACGATTACAAGATGCTCAATGTCTCCGACCGGGTGGTGTGGGTCCGGGACGGACAGGTTGACCGCGTGGAAAAACGGGAAGAACTGGATATCACCATCGGCGGCATTGGCGACAAGCTCACTGGTCGGTCTCACGACGAGGAAAGGGCCTGA
- a CDS encoding FtsX-like permease family protein encodes MKRSGLTIFICIALSLVWTLPAMATGADFLRRLTTIEDRSTGSPGAAKAADMVEAKLKALLPDATVGRHSFHVPVPIKMGAQLTLKESGRTIELRQFQANALSPGAISPPGITGPLLYVGSGRVSDFNGLDVHGAIVLMDMDSGKNWNNAAMLGARGLVFIGQGGDGGRTPRALFESKFELTPVDFPTFWLAREHANSLLGTGFTRKGPRHLGTTTLTSKAAWRTVPADTIYCRIQGSDPELSQQTVSIEAFYTATALVDGHAPGADEGASIAALIDAAAHFAKAPPKRSVLLVATAGKSSARAGMREFTYALVTPKKRLERHKETIQTRLASTGRSLDLLREDSPLSEKTLMNADDRTLLKTALKSVVRNQEDDITKELMRLRLLEQQGASATQDTQDRQRHIHQLASDRMVLKRLNWINSTVADFPLSASERTTLTTFVPSAILHETAILEETSGTLKDINSTLTLRETIEDAPIVAHISLFLSSHGNGIGGFDKGWLIDLKPTVNRTAFFRPLDTVMKNAVKQLETEQNDIAALFTDTLRPGKRAWQSYLPDTPELGGEPMALAGFPGFTLTTVHDVRPAWGTPYDTLNRVNFAFLHKQTQLVLTLLDAITTEPIADAGKRNKNQFVTIQGRANLLRKGEIFPDRPGTGLVVLAFQWKTRNYGMVDTQGNVRIPGLASKKVSYHKAVLEAFKFNEDSGLAEWAINKPKTGKAAYRIKLKRAEQATDLILFNCTQTSLFNMFDPRTFKFLYRPTLIDGRTEAPPVSFWYSRLDTRTSTLGTLFLEPDTPIKLTLSDTVLDKKVLLLNTDKTHPQGLGFIARQWPVIPMTEFQAAKDMWGLLGPRIDNLEDKGIINERIRDLRRQGDEDLANAIHYKAEKQWDKFVESARSSLSKASRVYNDVDKTQKDVLFGVLFYVALFVPFAYCMERLFFSFVDIKKRIVAFLGFLTLIIGVISFVHPAFQLTYSPMVVILAFFILALSLLVSLIIFFRFEREMVELQKRSSHMKITGISPAAAFGAAFVLGVGNLKRRPVRTFLTFATLVILTFTIMNFTTVKSVRQAGWAQFNNSASYTGLMLKYLNWQDVPQEALSVVETAFADEGVVAPRVWYDTGFTSDKSRAPLIPVTRGTQTAQARGMVGLSAQEPQVSGLDRILIKGRWFKEGERDGIMMSERMARQLDADPLDPNRNTVTIWGIDITLVGIFRDEGLTDHPDLDGEPITPIIFPNQAATQLSEVEAEAIEDGEDVVTTESRYQHIPSSETVLVSAEMLLALKAGKLKGIAVKPDTGALSEVSTLGDRFGMLLFKGGPTGTSLYFASDAVNYSGMANILIPLAISILIVLNTMIGSVYERKPEIAVYTSVGLAPPHVAFLFIAEALAFAVISVVVGYLLAQVSSAFLAGTPLWAGMTANYSSTAGVAAMILVIGVVLVSALYPAKVAANIAIPDVNKSWTMPKAEGDELTVILPFLIKLHEINSAGGFLHEYYMAHHDISHGAFCIDDMQCNFLDLEQVEADTGLVSGLPKDHPIPDDLCFSMDLRVWLAPFDFGVRQKVKLIFCPSDIYTGFRQIKVILHREAGELKAWENLNRNFLNDLRKQLLAWRSLNDEAVEGYAKDMNETIQKYVNNNGEETTA; translated from the coding sequence ATGAAACGCTCAGGACTGACCATATTTATCTGCATCGCCCTGAGCCTTGTGTGGACTCTTCCTGCCATGGCAACCGGCGCGGATTTTCTCCGCCGACTCACCACCATCGAGGACCGATCCACCGGATCGCCCGGAGCGGCCAAGGCTGCGGACATGGTGGAAGCAAAGCTCAAAGCCCTGTTGCCCGATGCCACCGTGGGACGCCACTCGTTCCATGTCCCGGTCCCGATCAAGATGGGGGCACAACTGACCCTGAAGGAATCAGGGCGGACCATCGAACTCAGACAATTTCAGGCCAATGCACTCTCTCCCGGCGCGATATCGCCACCGGGAATAACCGGCCCACTGCTCTATGTGGGATCGGGGCGAGTCTCGGACTTCAACGGGCTGGACGTCCACGGGGCCATTGTTCTCATGGACATGGATTCCGGCAAAAACTGGAACAACGCGGCCATGCTCGGTGCCCGAGGGCTTGTGTTCATCGGGCAAGGAGGCGACGGAGGCCGCACGCCCCGCGCCCTGTTTGAAAGCAAATTCGAACTGACCCCAGTCGATTTCCCAACATTCTGGCTCGCCCGGGAACACGCCAATTCACTGCTGGGCACGGGATTCACCCGCAAAGGTCCTCGACATCTCGGAACCACCACCCTCACGTCCAAGGCGGCATGGCGCACTGTCCCGGCCGACACCATCTATTGTCGAATTCAAGGCAGCGACCCGGAACTCTCGCAACAAACCGTCAGCATCGAAGCATTCTACACCGCCACCGCACTGGTGGATGGTCACGCCCCGGGCGCGGATGAAGGCGCGTCCATCGCCGCACTGATTGATGCAGCGGCCCATTTTGCCAAAGCCCCTCCCAAACGGTCTGTCCTGTTGGTAGCCACGGCTGGCAAATCCTCGGCACGGGCGGGAATGCGAGAATTCACCTATGCCTTGGTCACCCCAAAAAAACGACTTGAACGCCACAAAGAAACCATTCAAACGCGGCTCGCCTCGACCGGACGCAGTCTCGATCTCCTCCGTGAAGACTCTCCGTTATCCGAAAAAACGCTGATGAACGCCGACGACCGGACACTTCTCAAGACCGCGCTCAAGAGTGTTGTCCGCAATCAGGAAGACGACATCACCAAGGAGTTGATGCGATTGCGACTCCTCGAACAACAAGGAGCCTCGGCCACTCAGGACACCCAGGACCGTCAGCGTCACATTCACCAACTCGCCAGTGACCGCATGGTGTTGAAACGGCTCAACTGGATCAACTCCACGGTCGCGGATTTTCCACTGTCCGCATCGGAACGCACCACGCTGACCACCTTTGTCCCATCAGCGATCCTGCACGAAACCGCCATTCTCGAAGAGACTTCCGGCACACTCAAGGATATCAATTCGACCCTGACCCTGCGGGAAACCATCGAAGACGCGCCCATTGTCGCCCATATTTCCCTTTTCCTGTCCAGCCACGGCAATGGCATCGGCGGCTTTGACAAGGGATGGCTCATCGACCTCAAACCAACGGTCAACCGGACCGCCTTTTTCCGGCCGCTGGACACGGTCATGAAAAACGCCGTCAAACAACTTGAGACTGAGCAAAACGATATCGCGGCCCTGTTCACCGACACGCTCCGTCCCGGGAAACGGGCGTGGCAAAGTTATCTGCCAGACACCCCTGAACTGGGCGGCGAACCCATGGCCCTCGCGGGATTTCCGGGATTCACCCTGACGACGGTCCACGATGTCCGACCAGCCTGGGGCACGCCGTATGACACCCTCAATCGGGTCAACTTCGCTTTTCTGCACAAACAGACACAGCTCGTGCTCACCCTGCTCGACGCCATAACCACTGAACCAATTGCCGATGCGGGCAAACGGAACAAGAACCAATTCGTCACCATTCAGGGCCGGGCCAACCTGCTCAGAAAGGGCGAGATCTTCCCGGACCGTCCCGGCACTGGACTGGTCGTCCTCGCCTTTCAGTGGAAAACACGCAATTACGGCATGGTCGATACGCAGGGAAACGTCCGTATTCCGGGCCTTGCCAGCAAGAAAGTCAGCTACCACAAGGCTGTACTCGAAGCATTCAAATTCAACGAAGACAGCGGATTGGCAGAATGGGCGATAAACAAGCCCAAAACCGGCAAGGCCGCCTATCGTATCAAGTTGAAGCGGGCAGAACAGGCCACGGACCTCATCCTGTTCAACTGCACCCAGACCTCGCTGTTCAATATGTTTGATCCACGAACCTTCAAATTTCTTTATCGTCCCACCCTCATTGATGGCCGCACCGAAGCCCCGCCGGTCAGCTTCTGGTACAGTCGACTGGATACCCGGACCTCGACACTGGGCACACTTTTTCTCGAACCGGACACGCCCATCAAGCTGACCTTGTCCGACACAGTACTGGACAAGAAAGTCCTACTTTTGAACACCGATAAAACCCATCCTCAGGGGCTAGGATTCATCGCCCGACAATGGCCGGTCATCCCCATGACCGAATTCCAGGCCGCCAAGGACATGTGGGGACTGCTCGGACCGCGCATCGACAATCTGGAAGACAAAGGCATCATCAATGAGCGCATCAGAGACCTGCGCCGTCAGGGTGATGAAGATCTTGCCAACGCCATTCACTACAAGGCCGAAAAGCAGTGGGACAAATTCGTGGAATCGGCTCGGTCCTCACTCTCCAAGGCAAGCCGGGTCTATAATGATGTGGACAAGACCCAAAAGGATGTCCTGTTCGGCGTGCTGTTCTATGTGGCCCTGTTCGTGCCATTTGCCTATTGCATGGAACGACTCTTCTTCTCCTTCGTGGACATCAAGAAACGCATTGTCGCCTTCCTCGGCTTCCTCACTCTGATCATCGGGGTGATCTCGTTCGTCCATCCCGCGTTTCAGCTCACCTATTCTCCCATGGTGGTCATTCTCGCGTTCTTCATTCTCGCGCTCTCGCTCTTGGTCTCGCTCATCATCTTTTTCCGATTCGAACGGGAAATGGTGGAGCTGCAAAAACGCTCTTCCCACATGAAAATCACGGGCATCAGTCCGGCTGCCGCCTTTGGCGCGGCCTTCGTGCTCGGCGTAGGCAACCTGAAACGCCGCCCGGTCCGAACATTCCTGACCTTTGCCACCTTGGTCATCCTGACGTTTACCATCATGAATTTCACCACGGTCAAATCCGTCCGACAGGCCGGATGGGCACAATTCAACAATTCAGCGTCGTACACGGGATTGATGCTCAAATACCTCAACTGGCAGGACGTTCCTCAGGAAGCCCTGTCTGTCGTGGAAACCGCCTTTGCCGACGAGGGTGTCGTGGCCCCACGCGTCTGGTATGACACCGGCTTCACCTCCGACAAATCCCGCGCCCCACTCATCCCCGTCACCCGAGGGACACAGACCGCACAGGCCCGGGGCATGGTCGGTCTCTCCGCCCAAGAACCACAGGTCAGCGGACTGGATCGCATTCTCATCAAGGGCCGTTGGTTCAAGGAAGGCGAGCGGGATGGCATCATGATGTCCGAACGCATGGCACGCCAGTTGGATGCCGATCCACTCGACCCGAACCGCAACACCGTCACCATCTGGGGAATCGATATCACCCTTGTGGGCATCTTTCGCGACGAAGGGTTGACAGACCATCCCGATCTTGATGGCGAACCGATCACACCGATCATCTTTCCCAATCAGGCCGCGACCCAATTGTCAGAAGTCGAGGCCGAAGCCATTGAAGACGGAGAGGACGTGGTGACCACGGAATCCCGGTACCAACATATTCCCAGTTCAGAAACAGTGCTGGTCTCTGCCGAGATGCTCCTCGCTCTCAAGGCCGGAAAACTCAAGGGCATTGCCGTCAAACCCGACACCGGCGCATTGTCTGAAGTCAGCACCCTCGGCGACCGATTCGGAATGCTTCTCTTCAAGGGCGGTCCCACGGGCACATCCCTGTACTTCGCCTCGGATGCCGTCAACTATTCCGGCATGGCCAATATCCTCATTCCGCTGGCCATCTCCATTCTGATCGTGCTCAACACCATGATCGGCTCGGTCTATGAACGCAAACCTGAAATAGCGGTCTATACTTCGGTGGGACTTGCCCCGCCACATGTGGCATTCCTGTTCATTGCCGAAGCACTGGCTTTTGCCGTCATTTCCGTGGTGGTCGGCTATCTGTTGGCACAGGTTTCCTCAGCATTCCTGGCCGGAACACCTTTATGGGCCGGAATGACCGCCAATTATTCCTCCACTGCCGGTGTGGCCGCCATGATTCTGGTCATCGGCGTGGTACTTGTCTCGGCCCTATACCCGGCCAAGGTCGCCGCCAACATCGCCATCCCGGACGTCAACAAGTCTTGGACCATGCCCAAGGCTGAAGGCGATGAACTCACCGTGATTCTGCCGTTTCTCATCAAGTTGCACGAGATAAACTCGGCAGGCGGATTCCTCCATGAATATTACATGGCGCACCACGACATATCACACGGCGCGTTCTGCATCGATGACATGCAGTGCAACTTTCTGGACCTCGAACAGGTCGAAGCCGACACCGGTCTGGTCAGTGGCCTTCCAAAGGATCACCCCATCCCGGACGATCTCTGTTTCTCCATGGATCTCCGCGTCTGGCTGGCCCCATTCGACTTCGGTGTACGCCAAAAGGTCAAACTCATTTTCTGCCCATCGGATATTTACACGGGCTTCCGGCAGATCAAGGTCATCCTCCACCGGGAAGCAGGGGAACTCAAGGCATGGGAAAACCTGAATCGAAACTTTCTCAATGACCTCCGCAAACAACTGCTGGCCTGGCGATCGCTCAATGACGAAGCTGTGGAAGGGTATGCCAAAGACATGAATGAAACCATCCAGAAATACGTAAACAACAACGGCGAGGAAACCACGGCATGA
- a CDS encoding DUF6785 family protein produces the protein MNGQLRLRALLTGLFLGLILCVLTPLNNTVLHNAPLGGGHFPMAPFFIVAWLFVFTALTSRLTKRPPVFSGVELLVVWLMMVLFTAIGFAGLTETFFINITAPERFANDAYRWTEVLTPLLPQSWFPHSADAVNQLFEGLDNGNAMGIPAILAAIPWSAWLPTLLIWSLFILASFFIMLCLMTLFGRQWVVNERVHFPMVRVPMLMGEALDQKHFASWWSNTYLLVGLLLAGTLHLINGLHFYYPSVPQLPTLILAGSYFPKFGLFSGFYKLKLYIIPAFIGFAFLTTRQISFSMWVFHLMAGLFFGLLYILGWQLPEAALGTTFGPDLARPEGAQVIGAYAIFFIFLIWLARHHLRETLTCFIRPSCHSTEIEGKGKFDTIPENWGPPIWPIWGLASGMIFLMVWGWWFGLPILAAVLLPCAFLIVTLVTSRLVCQGGLPYFTLTAAPSDGLMGLFGTGFFGPVGVAATAVMQKILFLDVREAIAPTLFHGSKIRQETTKRNLVLVAIALSLVLALATAFVTMLYLGYKYGLRELNLDWATQTVLANYENAQRLVDQPTGPNEWLLTYAGFGALVMFLLIFCYYKFPWWPLHPLGYLAAYSAGMKILWFPFFLGWMCNHLVLHYGGTSLFNRVRFLFIGLILGDFLMGGIWTMVGLFNEQSYLVFPL, from the coding sequence ATGAACGGACAACTCCGACTCCGCGCGCTCCTGACCGGCCTGTTTCTCGGGCTGATCCTGTGTGTTCTCACGCCCTTGAATAATACGGTGCTCCACAACGCGCCTCTGGGGGGTGGACACTTTCCCATGGCCCCCTTCTTCATTGTCGCATGGCTGTTCGTCTTTACCGCCTTGACCTCACGATTGACCAAACGGCCGCCAGTCTTCTCCGGAGTCGAGCTGCTTGTGGTCTGGCTGATGATGGTCCTGTTCACAGCCATCGGCTTTGCCGGACTCACCGAAACATTTTTCATCAACATCACCGCCCCGGAACGGTTTGCCAACGACGCCTATCGATGGACCGAAGTCCTGACCCCGCTTCTGCCGCAATCCTGGTTCCCGCACTCAGCCGATGCGGTCAATCAACTCTTTGAGGGGCTAGACAACGGTAACGCCATGGGCATCCCCGCCATTCTGGCCGCCATCCCCTGGAGTGCGTGGCTCCCGACTCTGCTTATCTGGTCGCTCTTTATCCTGGCTTCCTTTTTTATCATGCTCTGCCTCATGACCCTGTTTGGCCGTCAATGGGTCGTCAACGAACGCGTCCATTTCCCCATGGTTCGCGTCCCCATGCTCATGGGCGAAGCCCTGGACCAGAAACACTTCGCATCATGGTGGTCCAACACCTATCTGCTCGTCGGACTGCTGTTGGCCGGGACCCTGCATCTCATCAACGGATTGCACTTCTATTATCCGTCCGTCCCCCAGCTTCCGACACTCATTCTGGCCGGTTCCTATTTCCCGAAATTCGGACTTTTTTCCGGCTTTTACAAACTCAAGCTGTACATCATTCCGGCCTTCATCGGCTTCGCGTTTCTGACAACGCGACAAATTTCCTTTTCCATGTGGGTCTTTCACCTCATGGCCGGACTCTTCTTCGGACTGCTGTACATCCTTGGCTGGCAGCTCCCCGAAGCGGCTCTGGGCACGACCTTCGGCCCGGACCTGGCCCGTCCCGAAGGCGCGCAAGTCATCGGAGCCTATGCCATCTTTTTCATTTTCCTCATCTGGCTGGCCCGGCATCATCTCAGGGAAACACTCACCTGTTTCATACGTCCGTCCTGCCACAGCACCGAAATCGAAGGAAAAGGGAAATTCGACACCATTCCCGAAAACTGGGGGCCGCCTATCTGGCCGATATGGGGACTTGCCAGCGGCATGATCTTTCTCATGGTCTGGGGCTGGTGGTTCGGCCTCCCGATTCTGGCCGCCGTACTCCTGCCCTGCGCCTTTCTCATCGTCACACTGGTCACGAGCCGCCTTGTCTGTCAGGGAGGGCTTCCCTATTTCACCCTCACTGCCGCGCCCTCGGACGGCCTCATGGGACTCTTCGGCACGGGATTTTTCGGCCCAGTGGGAGTCGCCGCCACCGCTGTCATGCAAAAGATCCTGTTTCTCGACGTTCGCGAGGCCATCGCCCCCACGCTCTTTCACGGCTCGAAAATCAGGCAGGAAACCACCAAACGCAATCTGGTCCTTGTGGCCATTGCCCTGTCACTGGTACTCGCCCTGGCCACCGCATTCGTGACCATGCTCTATCTCGGCTACAAATACGGACTGCGAGAACTCAATCTCGACTGGGCCACCCAGACCGTGCTCGCCAATTACGAAAACGCACAACGGCTGGTGGATCAGCCCACCGGTCCCAACGAATGGCTGCTCACCTATGCGGGATTCGGCGCGCTGGTCATGTTTCTCCTGATTTTCTGCTATTACAAATTCCCATGGTGGCCCCTGCACCCGCTCGGCTATCTGGCCGCCTATTCGGCTGGCATGAAAATACTCTGGTTCCCGTTCTTTCTCGGCTGGATGTGCAATCATCTGGTGCTCCATTACGGTGGAACCAGTCTGTTCAACCGGGTCCGATTCCTGTTCATCGGACTGATACTTGGCGATTTCCTGATGGGCGGCATCTGGACCATGGTCGGACTCTTCAACGAACAGAGTTATCTGGTCTTTCCGCTCTAG
- a CDS encoding peptide transporter, with product MYDDKELKEYRDLMQPPDKFEEGFDWKTIVGAVFIGFLMMPGSMYLQLVIGQGIGPAARWVTIILFAEIAKRSYTHLKQQEIFLLYYMAGAALASPFQGLLWNQYLVQSDAARMLGLTEFIPHWVAPALGSGSYLERTFMHRDWLIPILLLVGAQLVQRIDHFGLGYSLYRLTSDVEKLPFPMAPVGALGTMALAESTEDKKTGWKWRVFSIGGVIGLAFGFFYVLLPALSGLLFSEPIRLIPIPWIELTMHTEDVLPAVATGIQFDLGLVFIGMVLPFWAVIGGLVGLIITIVANPILYSQGILHRWHPGMATVETVFANNFDFYMSFGIGLGLAIGAVGIYSVVQSFRSSSGNGLDFSALFNPPEGRGDINFWVSIGIYVFSTLCYIAFCVWLVPSFPWIFFVIYGFIYTPIISYITARMEGIAGQFIALPMVREFSFIAGAKFFGYQGLEIWYAPIPIQNYGEATVQFRQIELTGTSLRGIIKAEIIVFPIVMVSSLLFSQFLWQLAPIPSPEYPFAQELWHLQALNTLLMQTSTLEGNSLFFEALSGPIVFSGLGLGLILYSVLNVLGLPVLLVYGVVRGLGQSTPHGMLLEVIGALLGRFYFLKKYGKQWRHYAPVLLAGFSCGMGLTGMFAMGCTLIMKSLGRLAY from the coding sequence ATGTATGACGACAAAGAACTGAAAGAATATCGCGATCTGATGCAGCCCCCCGACAAGTTCGAGGAAGGGTTTGATTGGAAAACGATCGTTGGTGCCGTTTTCATTGGTTTCCTGATGATGCCGGGGTCCATGTATCTGCAATTGGTCATCGGACAAGGCATCGGTCCAGCCGCGCGCTGGGTCACGATCATCCTGTTTGCCGAAATCGCCAAGAGATCCTACACCCACTTGAAACAACAGGAAATATTCCTGCTCTACTACATGGCTGGAGCGGCGTTGGCGTCACCGTTCCAAGGTCTCTTATGGAATCAATATCTTGTGCAGTCGGACGCGGCACGAATGTTGGGATTGACCGAATTCATCCCCCACTGGGTGGCTCCGGCTCTCGGCTCAGGCTCCTATCTGGAGCGGACCTTCATGCACCGGGATTGGCTGATCCCGATTCTCCTGCTCGTGGGCGCGCAACTCGTCCAGCGTATCGACCATTTCGGGTTGGGCTATTCTCTCTACCGGCTCACGTCGGATGTGGAAAAGCTCCCCTTCCCCATGGCTCCGGTGGGCGCACTGGGTACCATGGCCCTGGCCGAATCCACGGAGGACAAGAAAACCGGCTGGAAATGGCGGGTCTTCTCCATCGGCGGGGTCATCGGCTTGGCCTTCGGCTTCTTCTATGTCCTCCTCCCGGCCCTGTCCGGCCTGCTCTTCAGTGAACCGATCCGTTTGATCCCCATCCCATGGATCGAGCTGACCATGCACACCGAAGACGTGCTCCCCGCAGTGGCAACCGGCATTCAATTCGACCTCGGGTTGGTCTTCATCGGCATGGTGCTCCCCTTCTGGGCGGTCATCGGTGGGCTGGTCGGTCTGATAATCACCATCGTCGCCAACCCCATTCTCTATTCTCAGGGCATCCTGCATCGCTGGCATCCAGGCATGGCCACTGTCGAGACCGTCTTTGCCAACAACTTCGATTTCTACATGAGTTTCGGCATCGGCCTCGGATTGGCCATTGGTGCCGTCGGCATCTACTCTGTCGTCCAATCCTTCCGAAGCTCCAGCGGCAACGGGCTGGATTTCTCCGCCCTGTTCAATCCACCCGAGGGGCGAGGCGACATCAATTTCTGGGTTTCCATCGGCATCTATGTCTTCTCCACGCTTTGCTACATCGCGTTCTGCGTCTGGCTGGTGCCGTCCTTTCCATGGATTTTCTTCGTGATCTACGGTTTCATCTACACCCCGATCATCTCCTACATCACTGCACGCATGGAAGGCATTGCCGGGCAGTTCATCGCGTTGCCCATGGTTCGCGAATTCTCCTTCATCGCTGGAGCAAAATTCTTCGGATATCAAGGACTCGAAATCTGGTACGCCCCCATTCCCATTCAAAACTACGGCGAAGCCACGGTCCAATTTCGCCAGATCGAACTGACCGGAACCAGTCTGCGCGGCATCATCAAGGCGGAAATCATCGTCTTTCCCATTGTCATGGTCTCATCATTGCTCTTTTCCCAATTCCTCTGGCAACTCGCGCCCATCCCGTCACCCGAATACCCCTTTGCCCAGGAACTCTGGCATCTTCAGGCCCTCAACACCCTGCTCATGCAGACCTCCACCCTCGAAGGTAACTCGCTCTTTTTCGAGGCACTGTCCGGTCCCATCGTCTTTTCCGGTCTCGGGTTGGGACTCATTCTCTATTCGGTTCTCAACGTCCTTGGCCTTCCCGTCCTGCTCGTCTACGGTGTGGTGCGAGGACTCGGCCAATCAACACCGCACGGCATGTTACTCGAAGTCATCGGCGCGTTGCTCGGTCGATTCTACTTTCTCAAAAAATACGGCAAACAATGGCGACACTATGCGCCCGTGCTCCTCGCCGGATTCTCCTGCGGTATGGGACTCACCGGCATGTTCGCCATGGGCTGCACCCTCATCATGAAATCCCTCGGCCGATTGGCCTATTGA